gaaatttaatatacatctgtactcttcattttaatttgatcctaaaacagaaagtcggcactcatgatttactttcccgggccacacaaaatgatggggcgggccagatttggcccacggccgccactttgacacgtgcactAGAGTATAAgtctcattttttgaatgagcatttttttatttgatcagaaaccaaggtaaaacaaatgttaaggtactcggatgattcgcctataggcgaatcatccggtcacaaatgttaaagtaataatagtaaaatgggGAACAATGGACTAaacaggcatctgttaacaactgtagcttaaaaaaacagccaatcggtggtcagagagaaaaaaaacatactataaggcgcacttgagtattagtcgcaggcccaactaaactatgaaaaaaaatatatagcctggaaaatacagtatacttACTACCTTTCATGCCACATAATACGCGCACATAAAAGAGCAAAATTCAGAAATGACAACTCCAAACatcaagatttttatttttatgtctgaGAGACTGTCACAAATCCGATTAAAAGAAAGATGTGGTGGTCCTTGCCAAGTTGCCCCACCTTTGGCATTTCTGCGGTAGGGTCAGAGGGTGGCTGCTTGCCTGATGTATTGCTCGCCCTCTGGCTGTCCTCCGCGTGCGGGGGATGACTGTCGGCCACTTGACAGGATGGACACAGATGAAGGCTTGTGGGAGAAGCTTTGTTAAATCTCTGGTAAACAGCAGGAACGACGAGTTCAAGAGAATAACAAAACAGTTTGGTACCAGTGTATGAACTGATATTTTTATGggatttaaaaacaacagtgtgcaATCGTGTTTCCAAAATAGCAACCGTTTAAtgtctgcatttttttcaccacCTTACTTGCTTTCTTCAACAGCCACGTTCACGTTCTCgattgcatttttctttttggtttgggggttaaaaaaaaactgaacagcTCTTATTGGCTTCGACAGTTTAAGTATGTCCAGAAATTCACTTGTTCCTTTTTTACATTCAGCTTGTGGGAATGAAATGAGAATTCCAGATGCacgtaaaaaagaagaaaaagcaaaGTACAGTATGTGCTTTAAtactatgtacaaaaatacaTGCAACCTAATCAGTGtgcgcttaaaaaaataatacatttacaagTGAACTAACTATTCAAAAGTTCTCTTTGTCTTAACACATTCACTGCCAATGCCAATTTACAGAGCGTTGGTAGTAGTTGTCAAAAGAGGAAAATTGTTATCGAAATTACCTATTGACGACAATAGGACAATGTGGAGCCCTCAATAAATGTATTcgttttatttaacatttatatcttttttttaaattgcccaTCGCAAAATACGTTTTGGTCGGGCGTAGTTGAGCGCAAATGAGTTAAtactggaaaacaaaaataaagacattttaaacACCTCTGAAAATCACATCATTGGTTCCGATTTCCCATAATGTGATTGGATCGGAAACATCCCTAATAAATGCACTGACCAATATTACCATTTGACTACAACAGGGTTTGCATTTTCAGTGGTTGTTTCTCAGTGAAATGTGATAAAAAGTCTGTATAAATGACAAAGtagtatatgaaaaaaatatatctttacaTTTATAGGGAGAGGAGAGCCATGGCTACAAAGAACTTTTGGCGGCAGCAAAGCGGATGGATTCAGTCTTGGTGGCCATCTGTGCTCTGAAAGAAGTCTGGGTTGACTACGGTATTAAATCAGACACCATCACTCTATTCAGAAAGGTATCAAGAAGGTTTCACTTGTCCTGTTAACAGTATATATATCGTCCCATATATGTTTTGATGATGTTGAAATAAGCATGACGTCTAGGTAGATAACCATCAGGAGAACCTCGTGGTTGCCGAAGCCAACAAGATAGAGGTCGACGGGCTTatgaattttattattatgaatGAGCTGCGATACATGACGGAATACAATCAAGTGGTGGGTCCGCCTTCAATGCAATGTTAATTGTCTGCTTTACCATGTGGTTAAAGTTGTCTTTCCTTCTCCAGACAGCTGTGGGCCTTTTCAACTCAGAGGTCAAGACACACCTCCTACTGTTTGTCAACAAGGACCACAAAGAATTTAATGAGCTAAAGGTGCAGTTGGAAGCTTTGGCTCCAGAGTTCACTGGCAAGGTAAGACGAGCTAGAGCAGGGATTTCCAAACTAAGGCCCGCTGCCCAGTTTCTATTGGCCCttggcaaatgatgaaaatatcattaagTATGGCCCAGAACAGATTGTTAAATGCAGCCTGACTCCTGTTAGATGTCTCAACTCTTACACTATTTCGAGgtagtcacttaaacagtgccTTTCCAATTATAATTTCATTATTTGGTTTACTATAAATAaataggttttctctgggtactccaatttcctcccacttctCAAAACATACAGaatgggctggttgaacactttaaatagcCTTTAGAAGTTTTTTCCCCTACTTATTTTGTATTAAATACAGATATCttcaaataaataatctataTAATTAGGTATTGATGATAATCTATGTAAATGGCCAATGATGATgcatataaaagtataaaaaatatatgcaatataatgttgcatatatatatatatatatatatatatatatacgtatatatacacacgtgtatatatatacatatatatgtgtatatatgtatgtatatatgtgtatatatatgtatgtatatactatgtacatatttgtatgtatatactatgtatatatatgtgtatatatactatgtatatatatgtatatatatatgtgtatatacatgtatatatgtgtgtgtatgtatgtatatatatatatatatatatatatatatatatatatatatacatatatacacacatatatacatatacatatatatacacgtatatatacacgtgtatatatacatatatatgtatatatatatatatatatatgtatatgtgtatacatgtgtatatatatatatatatgtgtgtgtgtatgtgtatgtatatgtgtgtatgtgtatgtatatatacacatatacacatatatatacatatatacatatatatatatatatatgtatatatacacgtggtgtatatatatacatgtgtatatatgtatatatatatatgtatatatgtatatatatgtatatatatatatcaaaccCCTTTACATTTGTAGAATtcatataaaatattatattgcatttttttttgcattttctgcACCAAagaataatatttagattagagTAAATTTGCATTTACTCAAGCTTCTCACCCATTCGAATCATCCTAACAAAAAACCCAAACTGTCTTTAAGCTTTTGTTTGTGCGCATCAATGGCGCTGAAGACTCCAACTTCCGCTCTTTGCGTTACTTTGGGCTCAAATCTAAGGACCTTCCTCGTGTGGGCATCTACGATGGTGACTCTGATATGAAGTGGTTATTGCCCGAAGGAGACATTTCCACTGAGCGTGTGCGAGACTTCTGCAACGCATTTTTGCGAGGAGAACTAAAGGTGAGCAGCTATTACAAGTTCATCtacctcctttttttctttggtaCCTATCTCATTTTGGATTCGGGGTAATAATGACATTTGTTATACTTTTCAGGAGGTAAATCAGGCTGGAGAAGAGGCTAAAACAGAGCTTTAGTACCATTAAGAAATTACTGTTTGACCTTATTATTACGTGAATTAGCAGTGAATAAAAACAGTAAAACCTGGCAGGGAAATTccgatttttgttgtttgtcgGGGGAACCTTTGACAGCATCCTCAGCTGCACATCTGATCGCTGTGTATCTTGTTTTGTCTGGTCTGTTTCTACCAGCGCGAGGCCGTCTGCGGTCTGCGTTG
The Stigmatopora argus isolate UIUO_Sarg chromosome 7, RoL_Sarg_1.0, whole genome shotgun sequence DNA segment above includes these coding regions:
- the erp27 gene encoding endoplasmic reticulum resident protein 27, coding for MQIELFLFFLFSCVSAEGKDVTLPRLNDTKAAEAFINSAEVVVVGFLEGEESHGYKELLAAAKRMDSVLVAICALKEVWVDYGIKSDTITLFRKVDNHQENLVVAEANKIEVDGLMNFIIMNELRYMTEYNQVTAVGLFNSEVKTHLLLFVNKDHKEFNELKVQLEALAPEFTGKLLFVRINGAEDSNFRSLRYFGLKSKDLPRVGIYDGDSDMKWLLPEGDISTERVRDFCNAFLRGELKHKGGQEFFGLTERLHWADSILGVGPGLEWAFLWQPPTTSAKRKHVDM